One region of Pseudoalteromonas galatheae genomic DNA includes:
- the rpsB gene encoding 30S ribosomal protein S2: MANVSMRDMLQAGVHFGHQARYWNPKMKPFIFGARNRVHIINLEKTVPMFNDALKFLQNVASNKGKILFVGTKRAASEAVKEAAIQSEQFYVNHRWLGGMLTNWKTVRQSIKRLKELETQSQDGTFEKLTKKEALMLTREMQKLEKGLGGIKDMGGLPDAIFVIDADHEHIAIREANNLGIPVVSVVDTNSNPDGVDFIIPGNDDAIRAIQLYTGAVATAITEGRESNIVAQAENDDFVEAE; this comes from the coding sequence ATGGCAAACGTTTCAATGCGCGATATGCTTCAAGCTGGTGTTCACTTCGGTCACCAAGCACGTTACTGGAACCCTAAGATGAAGCCGTTCATCTTCGGTGCACGTAACCGCGTTCATATCATCAACCTAGAAAAAACTGTTCCTATGTTCAACGATGCACTTAAGTTCTTACAGAACGTAGCATCTAACAAAGGCAAAATCCTTTTCGTAGGTACTAAGCGCGCTGCAAGCGAAGCAGTTAAAGAAGCGGCTATCCAAAGTGAGCAGTTCTACGTAAATCACCGTTGGTTAGGTGGTATGTTGACTAACTGGAAAACAGTTCGTCAATCAATCAAGCGTCTTAAAGAGCTTGAGACTCAAAGCCAAGACGGTACTTTCGAGAAGCTTACTAAGAAAGAAGCGCTAATGCTTACTCGTGAAATGCAAAAGCTTGAAAAAGGCCTTGGCGGTATCAAAGATATGGGCGGTCTTCCTGACGCTATCTTCGTTATCGACGCTGACCACGAGCACATCGCTATCCGTGAAGCTAACAACCTAGGTATCCCAGTAGTATCTGTTGTTGATACTAACTCTAACCCAGATGGTGTTGATTTCATCATCCCAGGTAACGACGACGCTATCCGCGCAATCCAGCTATACACTGGTGCAGTAGCGACTGCTATCACTGAAGGTCGTGAAAGCAACATCGTTGCTCAAGCAGAAAACGACGACTTCGTTGAAGCTGAGTAA
- the pyrH gene encoding UMP kinase has protein sequence MTINKKPVFRRVLLKLSGEALMGDEGFGIDPKVLDRMAQEIKELVELDVEVGLVIGGGNFLRGGSLAEAGMNRVVGDHMGMLATVMNGLAMRDALHRAFVNARLMSAIPLNGVCDAYNWAEAISLLKSGRVVIFSAGTGNPFFTTDSAACLRGIEIEADTVIKATKVEGVFSDDPVKNPDATLYRTLTYNEVIDKELKVMDLAAFTLARDHNMPISVFNMNKPGALKNVIMGEEEGTLISSQAAE, from the coding sequence ATGACTATCAATAAAAAACCTGTTTTTAGACGCGTTCTTTTAAAGCTTAGTGGTGAAGCTTTAATGGGAGATGAAGGCTTTGGTATCGATCCAAAAGTATTGGATCGTATGGCACAAGAAATCAAAGAGTTAGTAGAGCTCGACGTAGAAGTGGGTTTGGTTATCGGTGGCGGTAACTTCTTACGTGGTGGTTCACTTGCAGAAGCGGGCATGAACCGCGTAGTGGGTGACCATATGGGAATGCTGGCGACCGTCATGAATGGTCTTGCGATGCGTGATGCGCTGCACCGTGCTTTTGTAAACGCACGTTTGATGTCTGCTATCCCGCTAAATGGTGTGTGTGATGCGTACAATTGGGCAGAAGCAATTAGCCTATTAAAATCTGGCCGTGTTGTTATTTTCTCTGCAGGTACGGGCAACCCATTCTTTACCACGGACTCAGCAGCATGTTTGCGCGGTATCGAGATTGAAGCGGATACCGTGATTAAAGCCACAAAGGTTGAAGGGGTATTTAGCGACGATCCGGTGAAAAACCCAGACGCTACGCTATACCGTACGTTGACTTACAACGAAGTTATCGACAAAGAATTGAAAGTGATGGATCTAGCTGCATTTACATTGGCACGTGACCACAATATGCCAATCAGCGTATTCAACATGAATAAACCAGGTGCATTGAAAAATGTCATCATGGGTGAAGAAGAAGGTACCCTTATCTCTTCTCAAGCAGCAGAATAA
- a CDS encoding alpha/beta fold hydrolase: MEKELIDFINNDLLEGAAPDLDENTPLLELGILNSLSMVRLLAHVDQKYGAKIPENNITPVHFENIKTLSMLIKSLSGIVETERAAEVSELERLVCLQESYGIQRELIDTGNGFKQHTLRVKGKGPLWIMLPALGNPSTSWSSTLRSLQGRHNAIALDLAGFGLSQSSNDAPSYVDHVEFTLQFLETLEEQEWVLVANSAGSMIATEIARRYPEKVKALVCTGFGLVEDVDSWWGDLKKMSSNPEQFLAAAYYHPPKMTPALEDLLNDVLSRPAYHSFLDEYARKSMATTFDGVKVPTLFIAGNHDQIIPPEWSEKAAEKLENATVTRLSRCGHFSASERPEEFVWVVEDFLNKVAM; this comes from the coding sequence GTGGAAAAAGAGCTGATCGATTTTATAAATAACGACCTTTTGGAAGGCGCCGCCCCCGATTTAGATGAAAATACGCCCTTGCTTGAATTAGGTATATTAAACTCATTATCAATGGTGCGTTTGCTTGCACATGTTGATCAAAAGTATGGTGCAAAGATCCCTGAAAATAATATAACACCAGTGCATTTTGAGAATATAAAGACGCTTTCGATGCTGATTAAATCACTATCAGGGATCGTTGAAACTGAGCGTGCAGCTGAAGTGTCCGAGCTAGAGCGCTTGGTTTGCTTACAAGAGAGTTATGGCATTCAGCGAGAGTTGATAGACACCGGTAACGGATTCAAACAGCACACCTTACGTGTTAAAGGTAAAGGTCCATTGTGGATTATGCTTCCAGCGCTTGGCAACCCATCAACATCTTGGTCTTCAACGCTACGCTCATTACAAGGTCGTCACAATGCCATTGCGCTTGATTTAGCTGGATTTGGACTAAGCCAAAGTAGCAACGATGCGCCTTCATATGTAGATCATGTGGAATTTACATTACAGTTTTTAGAAACATTAGAAGAGCAAGAATGGGTACTTGTCGCTAACTCCGCGGGCAGCATGATAGCGACTGAAATAGCTCGCCGCTATCCGGAGAAGGTGAAAGCGCTCGTATGTACAGGCTTTGGTTTGGTGGAAGACGTTGATAGTTGGTGGGGAGATCTCAAGAAGATGTCTTCAAACCCTGAGCAGTTTTTAGCTGCTGCATATTACCATCCACCAAAAATGACTCCTGCGCTGGAAGACCTACTAAATGATGTACTTTCTAGACCTGCTTATCACTCATTCCTCGACGAGTATGCGCGTAAATCAATGGCAACCACGTTCGACGGCGTTAAGGTACCAACTTTATTCATCGCTGGTAATCATGATCAGATTATTCCTCCAGAGTGGAGCGAAAAAGCAGCTGAAAAACTCGAAAATGCAACGGTGACACGCTTGTCTCGCTGTGGTCATTTCTCAGCGTCAGAGCGACCAGAAGAGTTTGTTTGGGTAGTTGAAGATTTCTTAAATAAGGTGGCTATGTAA
- the tsf gene encoding translation elongation factor Ts — translation MAVTAALVKELRDRTGAGMMDCKKALTETGGDIDQAIENMRKSGAAKAAKKAGNIAAEGTIIIKQGEGFAALVEVNCQTDFVAKDASFLAFANEIADAAVAEQLTIEDLQAKFEETRVALVAKIGENMNIRRVSYIQGDKLVAYRHGERIGVVVAGDADEETLKHVAMHVAASKPDYLNPEDVPAEVVEKEKAVQVEIAMNEGKPAEIAEKMVVGRMKKFTGEISLTGQAFIMEPKKSVGDYLKEKNASVSSFVRLEVGEGIEKKEEDFAAEVAAQIAAAKGQ, via the coding sequence ATGGCTGTAACTGCTGCCCTAGTAAAAGAACTTCGTGACCGCACTGGCGCTGGTATGATGGATTGTAAAAAAGCACTGACAGAAACTGGCGGTGATATCGATCAAGCAATCGAAAACATGCGTAAAAGTGGTGCTGCTAAAGCTGCTAAAAAAGCAGGCAACATCGCTGCTGAAGGTACAATCATCATCAAGCAAGGCGAAGGTTTTGCTGCACTAGTAGAAGTTAACTGTCAAACTGACTTCGTAGCAAAAGATGCAAGCTTCCTTGCATTTGCTAACGAAATTGCTGACGCAGCTGTAGCTGAGCAACTAACTATCGAAGACTTACAAGCTAAGTTTGAAGAGACTCGTGTTGCACTAGTAGCTAAAATCGGTGAGAACATGAACATCCGTCGTGTTTCTTACATTCAAGGTGACAAGCTAGTTGCTTACCGTCACGGCGAGCGTATCGGTGTTGTTGTAGCTGGTGATGCTGACGAAGAAACACTTAAGCACGTTGCAATGCACGTTGCTGCTTCTAAGCCAGACTACCTAAACCCAGAAGACGTACCTGCTGAAGTAGTTGAAAAAGAAAAAGCGGTTCAAGTTGAAATCGCAATGAACGAAGGTAAGCCAGCTGAAATCGCTGAGAAAATGGTTGTTGGTCGTATGAAGAAGTTCACTGGTGAGATCTCTCTTACTGGTCAAGCTTTCATCATGGAACCTAAGAAATCAGTGGGTGATTACCTTAAAGAGAAGAATGCATCTGTTTCTTCATTCGTTCGCCTAGAAGTAGGTGAAGGTATCGAGAAGAAAGAAGAAGATTTCGCAGCAGAAGTTGCAGCACAAATCGCTGCAGCAAAAGGCCAGTAA
- a CDS encoding amino acid adenylation domain-containing protein has translation MKNLSEVLLAGMSAAGENKIAVHDGLLSMDYDELSQAVFHFAGHLSSLGVKPGDRIGLWVDKSCRALAAMLAVTHIGAIYVPIDPANPIRRVEEIRNDCQLSVLITSAEQLDQCTHDVSIQCRVIVLNEEYYGTADFIASLTCWNEAMKAVPTDSPAVVDYQDVAYMLYTSGSTGTPKGVKITHENALAFINWAKAKLMPSKQDRFANHAPWHFDLSVFDIYVSLLAGASVHLVSELLSYVPKQLIDFIEQQQITVWYSVPTALKLMLEAEPLFAERCKLLTTVIFAGEAFEVKALKVLRAALPQARLYNFYGPTETNVCTYYEIGENVPELLPIGFSASNSIITIRNNTGEELAQGLRGFICVSGPTVFAGYWGKPAQENQYYNTGDLGYYNEFGELMYNGREDHMVKVKGYRIHLGEVEHAINKHKHVAECVVVLNEDKQLHAHITIKDKAPTLLELKMHCAKLLPKYMLVDRLQVWSQLPLTRNGKYARQELA, from the coding sequence ATGAAAAATTTGAGTGAGGTTTTGCTAGCTGGAATGTCCGCAGCCGGAGAAAACAAAATAGCCGTTCATGATGGTCTATTAAGTATGGATTACGATGAATTATCCCAAGCTGTCTTCCATTTCGCAGGCCACTTGAGTAGCTTGGGGGTAAAGCCTGGTGATCGGATTGGCCTGTGGGTGGATAAGTCCTGTAGGGCACTAGCTGCGATGCTTGCGGTTACTCATATTGGCGCGATTTATGTACCGATAGATCCGGCAAACCCAATAAGGCGTGTTGAAGAAATAAGAAACGATTGTCAATTAAGTGTATTGATCACCTCAGCTGAGCAGCTAGATCAATGCACTCATGATGTATCAATTCAGTGTCGGGTGATTGTCCTTAACGAAGAATACTATGGCACTGCCGACTTTATCGCTTCGTTAACCTGTTGGAACGAAGCTATGAAGGCTGTTCCAACAGACAGCCCTGCGGTAGTCGACTATCAAGATGTCGCTTATATGTTATATACATCTGGTTCAACTGGAACGCCGAAAGGAGTGAAAATCACTCATGAGAATGCCTTAGCATTTATTAACTGGGCAAAGGCTAAACTAATGCCCAGTAAACAGGATAGATTTGCCAATCATGCACCTTGGCATTTCGATCTATCTGTATTTGATATCTATGTATCTTTATTGGCGGGTGCTAGCGTTCATCTCGTGTCTGAATTACTAAGTTACGTTCCAAAACAGCTAATTGATTTTATAGAGCAGCAGCAGATCACTGTCTGGTATTCAGTACCTACCGCTCTTAAGTTAATGCTCGAAGCTGAGCCGCTTTTCGCGGAGCGTTGCAAGTTGCTAACGACCGTGATTTTTGCAGGAGAGGCCTTTGAGGTTAAAGCGCTAAAAGTATTAAGGGCAGCATTACCCCAAGCTCGACTTTATAACTTTTATGGCCCAACAGAGACTAATGTTTGCACCTATTATGAAATAGGTGAGAATGTCCCAGAATTACTACCTATTGGCTTTTCAGCTAGCAATAGCATTATTACAATCAGGAATAATACTGGTGAAGAACTTGCGCAAGGTTTGCGAGGGTTCATCTGTGTATCAGGCCCTACAGTATTTGCTGGTTATTGGGGTAAACCAGCTCAGGAAAACCAATATTATAACACTGGTGACTTAGGCTACTACAATGAGTTTGGTGAACTAATGTATAACGGCCGAGAAGATCATATGGTGAAAGTAAAGGGCTACCGTATTCACTTAGGTGAGGTTGAGCATGCGATCAATAAGCATAAACATGTTGCAGAATGTGTTGTTGTTCTCAATGAAGACAAGCAGTTACACGCGCATATTACCATTAAAGATAAAGCGCCGACGCTGTTAGAGTTGAAAATGCATTGTGCTAAACTATTACCAAAGTACATGCTGGTTGATAGGCTTCAAGTTTGGTCTCAATTACCGTTAACTCGAAATGGCAAGTATGCTCGTCAAGAGCTAGCTTAA
- a CDS encoding acyl-CoA dehydrogenase family protein → MNFEWNEAQLSLFEHALSYSSELRSTSHQPGEFPLDLWKSLGDFGYFGLPVDSEYSPCGSGLDILTTVKVLEGLGQGGADTGVLFAGAAHTFACVMPIYEHGSEAIKRELLPLLTSGEKIAANAISEAEAGSDIAKLATTASREGDYYIIKGAKSYVTNGSVADYFIAYATTNAKFGYLGQTAFVIPADLPGIEVGNSYKKLGLNSAQLNQVFFDEVKVHKRYVLGDEGQGARIFAASMDWERCCLFALFIGVMQRDLDLCIEYANMRKQGDKTISKFQAVSHRIADMEVRLQSARLLLYFAAWQKSKEVDNTKAVATSKLAISEAFVQSGLDVIRVHGALGYLDEGGVNSSIKDALGSVLFSGTSDIQRELICNRLGLL, encoded by the coding sequence ATGAATTTTGAATGGAATGAGGCGCAGCTGTCGCTATTTGAGCATGCTCTAAGTTATTCGTCAGAATTACGATCTACAAGCCATCAACCGGGCGAGTTTCCACTCGATTTATGGAAATCTTTAGGTGACTTCGGTTATTTTGGATTACCTGTTGATAGTGAATACTCACCTTGTGGATCGGGATTGGATATTTTAACCACAGTAAAGGTACTGGAGGGACTCGGACAAGGCGGCGCGGATACCGGCGTTTTGTTTGCCGGTGCTGCACATACCTTTGCTTGTGTCATGCCAATTTATGAGCATGGAAGCGAAGCGATTAAGCGGGAGTTATTACCTCTACTCACCTCTGGAGAAAAAATCGCGGCGAATGCTATTTCGGAAGCTGAAGCAGGTTCAGACATAGCAAAGTTAGCAACAACGGCGAGCCGAGAAGGTGATTATTACATCATCAAAGGCGCTAAGTCTTACGTGACTAACGGTAGTGTTGCTGATTATTTTATCGCCTATGCGACGACTAACGCTAAGTTTGGATATCTCGGACAAACTGCATTTGTTATCCCCGCTGATTTACCTGGTATAGAAGTTGGAAATAGCTACAAAAAACTGGGTTTGAACTCTGCTCAGTTGAATCAAGTTTTCTTTGATGAGGTTAAGGTACATAAGCGATATGTGCTCGGTGATGAGGGTCAAGGCGCTAGGATATTTGCAGCTTCAATGGATTGGGAGCGCTGTTGTTTATTTGCGTTGTTTATTGGCGTGATGCAGCGCGATTTAGATCTTTGCATCGAGTATGCAAATATGCGCAAACAAGGTGATAAGACGATCAGTAAGTTTCAAGCTGTTTCTCACCGTATCGCGGATATGGAGGTTAGGTTACAAAGTGCAAGGTTGCTGCTTTATTTTGCTGCATGGCAAAAATCAAAAGAGGTAGACAATACAAAAGCAGTGGCGACAAGCAAATTAGCCATCAGCGAAGCCTTTGTACAGTCTGGGCTAGATGTGATCCGTGTGCATGGAGCGCTTGGTTATTTGGACGAAGGTGGAGTGAATAGCAGTATTAAAGATGCACTTGGATCTGTGCTTTTCTCTGGTACATCAGATATTCAACGTGAACTAATTTGTAATAGGTTAGGTTTGTTATGA
- a CDS encoding 2Fe-2S iron-sulfur cluster-binding protein — protein sequence MLKITFVQHDGSTIDTEVEPGMSIMQAAIENLVEGIEGECGGSGSCATCHCYLSEQWSGKVTQPDNNESQMLELVNDTTAFSRLSCQVKITQEHHGLSVTLPESQY from the coding sequence ATGCTAAAAATCACATTTGTACAGCACGACGGTTCAACAATAGATACTGAAGTTGAACCTGGAATGTCGATTATGCAGGCTGCAATAGAGAATCTAGTAGAAGGGATCGAGGGTGAATGCGGTGGCTCCGGAAGCTGCGCAACATGCCATTGTTATCTATCTGAACAATGGTCAGGTAAAGTCACGCAGCCTGATAATAATGAAAGCCAAATGCTTGAACTGGTGAACGACACAACCGCATTTAGTCGCCTTAGTTGCCAAGTAAAAATCACTCAAGAACACCATGGCTTGAGCGTTACCTTGCCTGAGTCTCAATACTAA
- the map gene encoding type I methionyl aminopeptidase: protein MSAVIKTPEEIEKMRVAGRLAAEVLEMIEPYVKPGVTTDELNTICHNYIVDEQGAVPAPLNYHGFPKSICTSVNHVICHGIPNDKPLKEGDIINIDITVIKDGYHGDTSKMFYVGTPTIQGKRLSEITQESLYLAIKMVKPGVRLGDIGAAIQKYAEGFNYSIVREYCGHGIGKEFHEEPQVMHYGKPGTGEVLKAGMCLTIEPMVNAGKRQCKLLKDDWTVVTKDRSLSAQWEHTLLVTDNGVEILTLRNDETIDRVITHSA, encoded by the coding sequence ATGAGTGCAGTGATCAAAACCCCTGAAGAAATCGAAAAAATGCGTGTTGCCGGGCGTTTAGCCGCGGAAGTACTGGAAATGATCGAGCCGTACGTTAAGCCAGGGGTGACCACCGACGAATTAAACACCATTTGTCACAATTACATTGTTGATGAGCAAGGCGCTGTTCCTGCACCGTTAAATTATCACGGCTTTCCGAAGTCTATTTGTACCTCAGTTAACCACGTTATTTGTCACGGAATCCCGAACGATAAACCGCTAAAAGAAGGCGACATTATCAATATCGACATCACTGTGATCAAAGATGGTTATCATGGTGATACGTCAAAAATGTTTTACGTCGGTACTCCAACGATCCAAGGTAAGCGCTTAAGCGAAATCACGCAAGAGAGTCTATACCTCGCGATAAAAATGGTAAAACCGGGCGTACGCTTGGGTGATATTGGTGCTGCAATTCAAAAGTATGCTGAAGGCTTTAACTACTCTATCGTGCGTGAATATTGTGGTCACGGTATTGGTAAAGAGTTCCATGAGGAGCCACAGGTAATGCACTACGGCAAGCCGGGCACTGGCGAAGTACTTAAAGCCGGCATGTGTTTGACTATCGAGCCTATGGTTAACGCAGGTAAGCGCCAATGTAAGTTACTAAAAGACGATTGGACTGTAGTCACTAAAGACCGTAGCCTCTCGGCACAGTGGGAACACACGCTGCTTGTCACCGATAACGGCGTTGAGATCTTGACGCTACGTAATGATGAGACGATTGACCGCGTTATTACGCATTCAGCATAA
- the frr gene encoding ribosome recycling factor, giving the protein MIEDIKKDAQERMKKSVAALGSQLSKIRTGRAHPALLDGISVSYYGADTPLNQVANVTTEDSRTLAISVFDKSLAQAVEKAIMSSDLGLNPMSAGTVIRVPLPPLTEERRKDLIKIVRGEVEGGRVAVRNIRRDANGDIKSLLKDKEISEDEARQAEDDIQKLTDKFIKEMDTQLSAKEAELMEI; this is encoded by the coding sequence GTGATCGAAGATATTAAAAAAGACGCTCAAGAGCGTATGAAAAAAAGTGTGGCTGCACTTGGAAGCCAGCTTTCTAAAATCCGCACAGGTCGTGCACACCCAGCGTTACTAGATGGTATTTCTGTTTCTTACTACGGTGCAGATACACCGCTAAACCAAGTAGCAAACGTTACGACTGAAGACTCTCGTACACTGGCTATTAGCGTATTCGACAAATCGCTTGCACAAGCGGTAGAAAAGGCAATTATGTCTTCTGACTTAGGTCTAAACCCAATGTCAGCAGGTACTGTGATCCGTGTTCCACTTCCTCCATTAACTGAAGAGCGTCGTAAAGATCTTATCAAGATCGTTCGTGGTGAGGTCGAAGGTGGTCGTGTTGCTGTACGTAACATTCGCCGTGACGCAAACGGTGATATTAAGTCATTGCTAAAAGACAAAGAAATTTCTGAAGACGAAGCACGTCAAGCTGAAGATGATATCCAAAAATTGACTGACAAGTTCATCAAAGAAATGGATACACAGCTTAGCGCGAAAGAAGCTGAGTTAATGGAAATCTAA
- a CDS encoding NAD(P)/FAD-dependent oxidoreductase: protein MNGFTHYDVVIIGSGPAGSLCGIECRKKGMSVLCIEKEQFPRFHIGESLTGNAGQIIRDLGLADAMDAAGFPDKPGVNVIGSLSKNEFFIPILAPTWQVRRSDFDNMIKQKAVEHGVEYQLGMVTDVIREGDKVVGAVYKADGIEHQVRSKVLVDASGQNTFLSRKGIAGKRQIEFFSQQIASFAHYKGVERDLPPFSTNTTILYSKQYHWSWIIPISPDTDSLGVVIPKDLYYKECKNPDDAIEWGMEHISPELKRRFKNAERQGESQSMADFSYRIEPFVGDGWLCIGDAHRFLDPIFSYGVSFAMKEGIRAAEAIEQVVNGQDWKAPFYAYRDWSNGGQQIAADLIRYFWIYPIFFGYQMQNPDLRDEVIRLLGGCCFDCKDWKAPAIFRNAIEEYDRKQMAS, encoded by the coding sequence ATGAACGGATTTACACATTATGACGTTGTAATAATTGGAAGTGGGCCTGCTGGGAGCCTATGTGGAATTGAATGCCGTAAGAAAGGCATGTCGGTCTTATGTATTGAAAAAGAGCAGTTTCCTCGTTTCCACATCGGTGAGTCGTTAACTGGTAATGCTGGGCAGATCATTCGTGACTTAGGCCTTGCAGATGCAATGGATGCTGCTGGATTTCCTGACAAACCCGGCGTAAACGTTATAGGCTCATTATCAAAAAATGAGTTCTTTATCCCAATTCTCGCGCCAACTTGGCAAGTGCGTCGCAGCGATTTTGACAATATGATCAAACAAAAGGCGGTTGAACACGGCGTTGAATATCAACTTGGTATGGTAACTGATGTTATTCGAGAAGGTGACAAGGTTGTTGGGGCTGTGTATAAAGCCGATGGCATTGAACATCAAGTAAGATCGAAGGTGCTAGTCGATGCGAGTGGACAAAACACCTTTCTTTCAAGAAAAGGCATTGCAGGAAAACGCCAGATTGAATTCTTCTCTCAGCAAATTGCTTCATTTGCGCATTATAAAGGGGTGGAAAGAGATTTACCGCCGTTTTCCACCAATACAACCATCCTATATTCAAAGCAATATCATTGGTCTTGGATCATTCCTATTTCTCCAGATACGGACAGCTTAGGAGTCGTTATACCGAAGGATCTCTATTATAAAGAGTGCAAAAACCCAGATGATGCAATCGAATGGGGCATGGAGCACATCAGCCCAGAGCTGAAGCGACGCTTCAAAAATGCCGAACGTCAAGGTGAGTCTCAGTCAATGGCTGACTTTTCTTACCGAATAGAACCATTTGTTGGTGATGGTTGGCTTTGCATTGGAGACGCACATAGATTCCTAGACCCTATTTTCTCCTACGGTGTTTCGTTCGCAATGAAAGAAGGGATTAGAGCTGCTGAAGCGATTGAACAGGTTGTTAATGGTCAAGACTGGAAAGCCCCTTTTTACGCTTATCGAGATTGGAGCAACGGAGGTCAACAAATCGCAGCAGATCTTATTCGCTACTTTTGGATTTACCCCATTTTCTTTGGCTATCAAATGCAAAACCCTGATCTTAGGGATGAAGTCATACGCTTATTGGGCGGTTGTTGTTTTGATTGTAAGGACTGGAAAGCGCCAGCTATTTTCAGAAATGCAATCGAAGAATACGACCGTAAACAGATGGCAAGTTAA
- a CDS encoding response regulator transcription factor: MSNTNNELIVVTSAIVQLKAAAKYRNFNHDTFQSVMSFANTAGLYIALIKKKERRIISDMNVSACNQLVKKLQSAIYDDEFALEELRSVCRTNSILSDVALYGQDDPSAAFMSLVIFQNSLSSTLTPASYLIDLITPYLHKAYITSLEPTWAQNHPLESLTAREKEVYNWMSSGKTNREIGLILGISQFTVKNHVARILEKLNAPNRSAALALCN, encoded by the coding sequence ATGTCAAATACAAATAATGAGCTGATTGTCGTTACGTCCGCGATTGTGCAACTAAAAGCCGCTGCCAAATATAGAAACTTCAACCATGATACGTTCCAAAGTGTTATGTCATTCGCGAATACGGCGGGATTGTACATCGCTTTAATTAAGAAAAAAGAAAGAAGAATTATTTCAGATATGAACGTTTCTGCATGTAATCAATTAGTAAAAAAACTACAAAGTGCAATTTACGATGACGAGTTCGCACTGGAAGAGCTACGCAGTGTCTGCAGAACCAACAGTATATTGTCTGACGTTGCTCTATATGGGCAGGATGACCCCAGTGCTGCATTTATGTCTCTTGTCATTTTTCAAAATAGTCTGTCTAGTACACTGACACCCGCTTCATATCTGATTGACCTGATAACCCCCTACCTACACAAAGCCTATATCACTAGCTTAGAGCCTACATGGGCACAGAATCATCCGCTAGAGTCCCTTACAGCGAGAGAAAAAGAAGTGTATAACTGGATGTCGTCAGGAAAAACAAATAGAGAAATTGGACTTATACTTGGGATCAGTCAGTTTACAGTTAAAAACCATGTTGCTCGTATTCTTGAGAAGCTCAACGCACCTAACCGCTCTGCAGCCTTAGCCTTATGCAATTAA